One Dromiciops gliroides isolate mDroGli1 chromosome 3, mDroGli1.pri, whole genome shotgun sequence DNA segment encodes these proteins:
- the LOC122748357 gene encoding LOW QUALITY PROTEIN: platelet glycoprotein VI-like (The sequence of the model RefSeq protein was modified relative to this genomic sequence to represent the inferred CDS: inserted 1 base in 1 codon) produces MDLKSQEIEVEFPIPSVTPYNAGTYDCAYRHSSLWSHRSDPLHLVVTGLYDXPSLSAFPSPEVASGHDVTLQCQSQEWYDMYALYKDGKEITQGLAQGLNKGSQATFHISAVSSTHRGTYQCYTFHSHSPQDWSAPSEPLVLRVTGTSKGPHLPQRPGDPQALTSSPPNAAPQDITVGNLVHLSLAGLVLIILGVLLAEAWPSQRGQ; encoded by the exons ATGGATTTGAAATCACAAGAAATTGAGGTCGAGTTTCCCATCCCATCTGTGACACCGTACAATGCAGGGACCTACGACTGCGCATACAGACACTCATCCCTCTGGTCACACCGCAGTGACCCCCTGCACCTCGTGGTGACAG GCCTGTACG CCCCCTCCCTCTCAGCCTTTCCCAGTCCTGAGGTGGCCTCAGGACATGATGTGACCCTCCAGTGTCAGTCACAGGAATGGTATGACATGTATGCCCTGTACAAGGATGGAAAAGAGATCACCCAAGGTCTGGCCCAGGGCCTCAACAAGGGGTCCCAGGCCACCTTCCACATCTCAGCTGTGAGCTCTACCCATAGAGGGACTTACCAATGCTACACCTTTCACAGTCACTCCCCCCAGGATTGGTCAGCTCCCAGTGAGCCCCtggtgctcagggtcacag gCACCTCAAAGGGTCCTCACCTCCCCCAAAGGCCTGGGGATCCCCAAGCTCTGACATCCTCCCCACCCA aTGCTGCTCCCCAGGATATCACTGTGGGCAACCTGGTTCACCTCAGCCTGGCTGGGCTGGTCCTCATCATCCTGGGGGTCCTGCTGGCTGAAGCCTGGCCTAGCCAGAGGGGACAGTGA